The sequence below is a genomic window from Candidatus Nanopelagicales bacterium.
CGGCGACCCGTTGCATGAATGCGTACAGGTACTGGCGTTCTAGGCGCATCGGAGCATGGCGAGACGGCTCTATCTCGATGAGGTGCATGACGTAGGTGCACGTCTGCGGATTGACAGGGACACCCGCGGCGGTCGCCCGTTCCATGATGTCCTGCACATCTGGGCGGTCCATGAACCCGAGGGTGACCTCGACCTGCCAGAACGGCGGCACCGAGTTGTCGATCCTGATCTGCTCGTCCTTGGGCATCCGCGGAATCTTGGCGGTCGCAACATGCAGGATGACCGTGTACTCGGCTACAACTTCCAACAACTTGACATGTTGAGCCATCGCGTAGGGAGCGGTACCCGCACCGTGTGTGAGGTAGACCGCCGCGCCGGGAACCATGTTGACGTGATCCCTGCGCTCAAGTTGGGCGGCGAACTCGGCTAGTGGCTCGCTGAGCTGAGCGAGTCGATCTTGCATCAGTGCGCGCCCCCGCCGCCAAGTCTCCAGGCTTGTGAAAATGACGATCGCAACTACCAGCGGGAACCAGCCACCGTGGGTGAACTTAGTCAGGTTCGCCGCGAAGAAGGACAGATCAATGACGATGAATAGGCTGAAAACCGGCCACACCTTCCAAGGCGACAACTTCCAGCGGTTCAGCGCGACGACGGTGATCAAGCAGGTGGTGATGACGAAGGTGCCAGTAACCGCGATTCCGTAGGCCGAGGCCAGATTGGATGAACTCCGGAAACCCAGAACCAACGCGACGACGGCGACCATCAGCATCCAGTTAACGGCCGGCACGTAGACCTGTCCGTACTCCGAACTACTGGTGTGCCGAACTTGCATGCGCGGCAGATAGTCCAGCCCGATCGCCTGCTTGGTCATTGAGAAGGCCCCGGAGATGACCGCTTGGGAAGCTATGACGGTCGCCAGGGTCGCCAGTATCACCATCGGCAATTGCAGCGAAGTGGGAACCAACAGGTAGAACGGGTTGGCTGCGGCATCCTTGTCGCGCACCACCAGGGCGGCCTGGCCGAAGTAGTTCAGGTAGAGCGCCGGA
It includes:
- a CDS encoding KUP/HAK/KT family potassium transporter produces the protein MAPSEAVRDKPGRKQPTRPKAQLALGLGALGVVFGDIGTSPLYAFQEIFQGAHSLPAFEPRVFGAASLVFWTLTLVVSVKYVLVVMRADNDGEGGIMALASLAARSMMKSSGRPMLIMGLGILGAALFYGDGMITPAVSVLSAVEGLELVNPGLSSWVIPIAIAILVALFAVQRHGTGKMGAAFGPVMLVWFFAIAVFGIASIAKTPAIIGAINPTHAINYFASEPKLAFLSLGSVVLCVTGAEALYADMGQFGRGPIRLSWFAIAVPALYLNYFGQAALVVRDKDAAANPFYLLVPTSLQLPMVILATLATVIASQAVISGAFSMTKQAIGLDYLPRMQVRHTSSSEYGQVYVPAVNWMLMVAVVALVLGFRSSSNLASAYGIAVTGTFVITTCLITVVALNRWKLSPWKVWPVFSLFIVIDLSFFAANLTKFTHGGWFPLVVAIVIFTSLETWRRGRALMQDRLAQLSEPLAEFAAQLERRDHVNMVPGAAVYLTHGAGTAPYAMAQHVKLLEVVAEYTVILHVATAKIPRMPKDEQIRIDNSVPPFWQVEVTLGFMDRPDVQDIMERATAAGVPVNPQTCTYVMHLIEIEPSRHAPMRLERQYLYAFMQRVAVDPAAYMNFPPDRVLGVGTMVKL